A segment of the Colletotrichum destructivum chromosome 3, complete sequence genome:
GGGGTTTGAAATCTCCCgaacccatccatcccatctcatctcatccatccatccatccaccaccCGCGTTCTGGTCTCGACTCTGCTCCCGAACCCCGAAAACTCCGCAATCCCGAGCCTTCACACGTATATTTATATGACAGCGGTTACAGCAACATGACGGCgaaggccgcggcggcgatggagccgACACTGGCGTAGATGGCGCCGGACCCAGCAGTGGCAGGGGACGAGGGCTTCGTGCCACCGCCGGATTtcgtgccgttgccgccgccgccgctgccgttggcgttggtgCAGTTGCCCTCGGCGAATGTCTGCTGGGTCGAGGTCAGGGTCGAGGCGAAGCTGCCGGCGAGCTGGCTGGCGACGGACTGGACGCTCTGGGGCACCttggagacgacggcgtcgatgagcttcttggcgccgtcgccgacgctgccGATCTGGGACGAGATGACGCCGCAAAGGTTGGCCTTTTCGAactcgggcttcttcttctcgaggtTCTTGGTGAGGGCGTTGCCGTCGCTCTGGAGGCTCGAGACGAACTGCTGCAGCTGGAGCGCCTCGTTGAGCGTGATCTCGCTCGTGCCCTGCACCTGCTGCGTGCCCTGGTTGAGGACGTTGGTGAAGCCGCCGGCAGCCGTGGCGAGCGAGTTGAGGTCGCCGTTGAAGCCCTCGACCGCCTtgttgagctccttgagctGGTTGCCGACCTGCTGGATGACGCCCTGGATCGTGGCCAGGTCGCGCTCGACGACCACCCTGGTGGGGGGCTCGGCGAAGACGCCCATGGCCAAGGTGAGGAGGGTGAACTCGGTGGTGAACTTCATCTTGTCGACGGTTTGGTAGGATGCCAAGATGCGAGCACACGTGTGTATGTATCTGTGTGGGATTTGGTGGCTGTTTTGTGGTGCTTATCAGATTGAATAGGCGGGTATATTGTCTTCGTACGTCAAGGTATCTCTCTCCGTGTTTTGGCCAGCAAGCTtgagaaggggaaaaaggaGGAACGAGGACGAAAGGGGGAGGACCACTCAAGGCTTATAGACTTGGCACAGACAAATACTTCAGACATCCATTCACTCATCcacacactcactcgctcgctcacagcggtgtgtgtgtgtgtgtgtgtgtgtcgcCTTTGAAACCTTCTCCTCGTGGGGTGAGAGGGGTGTGGGCGGTTTGGGCCGTATCCGCAGACCGCAGGAAACAGACGCTCAAGGTCGGGGAGGGGCAAACAACCTTTGCACAGACGATTGGGATCTCAGCTCATCGCCTTCCCAAAATCGTAACCGTCTCACACACAACGCCCACGGCTCACCCTCGTAGCCCCATCGACCCGCCCAACCGCTCTCCCCTCATACCTGTACAGGTACACTTCagtgagtgtgagtgtgagtgtgagtgtgtaagagggagagggggcgaGAGGCCCGAGAAGGAAGACTCGACTCTACTTGACTCGACTCGACGCTTCCCTCCGGAACAGGCCTCCCGTCCGCAATCGCATTGACTGCTGACTTCCTAACCTGACGTCAATGCATGGACCAGGGAGAGTTCAGGGCCAGTACCCGTACTGGCCAGAGACGGCCGCCAGATCTGAGGCGGGACGGGATTGGGATGTGAAGTATGAAGTGTGAAGTGTGAGTTTGTCGAGCCACTCGCATCGCACGAATCGGTGTAGCCCGCGTCCCACAGTCGGCGGAGGAACCTTTCGAGGTTGATCGTCAACAATGGGCATGGCAACCCTGTGTTGAGATTGCGTGCTTATCCAGCACAAGCTCGACgcggagagggagggagagagagagctcaCGTATCCACGTATGTACTGCCGGTTGCCGACTCACTGAATTATGCCTCAACGCCTCACAGCTTTACGATTACTCTCTTCTCGTGTCCTCTCGTCGGAGGCTGTGCCACATACCAAACGGTTGGTGTTAGTGTGTTAGTGTGCATTAGCCCTcggaaagggaaaagaggcTTGGGTCTGTTCCCCCCGCCCATCAACGGCCCAGCCACTATTACACCGCAGAACACACTCATCGACACACCAACCACAGCAACCATCAGGGGTTATGTTAAAAGAACCATATCAAACGAAAATCGTCCCCCGGTGTCCTCTCAGACCTCATGTCCCACCCCCAGCACAGCCCGACACGACATCCTCGGCGAAGTGAAACGTGAAACGTGCGGACGGATCCCTGCTCAACTCTTTCTTCCCGCGCTGGCGGATCTGGCGATCTCCATcaatccctccccccccccccccccccaaccacCCACAGCGCTAGCAGCCGAATagcacgcacacacacacacatatactTTGTATGCTCTTCGCTTTCAAGCTTCTGTTTCCTTTCGGCGAGATTCTTCTCTGGGGCTCCAAGTGGGCAAAAAGATTCATGGGCATCCTGGCCGGCTTGTCAGGTCGAATCAACCCTGCCATCACAGGGCTACAGGCCATGAAGAGCGAGATGCGCGAGCACTGCACTGGGCCAGACCAGCCTTCGGCGCGAGCTCGATGGGGACTCGATTTCCCCATCCACCAACTGCCAGTGTTTACAAGATATGATGTATGTAAGAAGGGTCCTCAAGGGTCCTAGGCCATATACGCCTGCGGGACGCACCTGACGTGAGGATATCGCACGTTCTCAGGCTTGGTGGTATCTGGGCCCACGAGAGCCTGGCGACGTGTTATTTTAGTGACACTTTTCCTCTCATTCGGTTCAGCACTGACGATGCTTTTACACAGCGTCCAATATTGAGTCGGCGCGAGTCGGTCTTCCTCACTGGGTGTTCTATGTCCAAAGCCTAAATTGGGGCGAAGGCCGGAAATAGTCCGTAAGCTATAACTCGGTCTGAAAGCCAATATTCGGAGCCCAAAGGTTGTATTCGTGATCGACTCAAGCACACACTCCCGTGTGTGTCTGAGCTGGTTGGGAGGCGCGTAGTCTACCACGGTGCGAGCCGGTCTTCCACCTCTAGAAACTCTCCCGCAGCCTGCTGGGTGTACACGTGCAGCGAAGAAACGAACCCCACCGGAAGGGAacaaaagaacaaaaaaaggACATCAGGGTAAATACTCAGATGAAATTGGAACTGGGCACGCATTGGAATGAATCGCAGCCGAAAGGCGCCAGACAAACGTGTCTCGGGATGTTCAGCAAACACACCCCTCAATTATGGGGAAGCTCTTAAAGTGTCTCGTTTCTGGTGCAAGAGaggtggagagagagaagggggaaaagaagaagaagaggaaaaacACTTGAGCGAGTCTCAGAATCCAGGTGAAACGAGGCACAGCTCAGAACCATCTATGAAGACACGAGCAATCAAGGTGTCCGTGATTTTGTCGCATCACCCACCTCCGACCTTCGGCCGATTCCGCCCCTCAGAAACGCCAGACGAAAGGGATTGGACCGGGTCGGGTCTGCGTCGCGCCGTATGTACGCACGGCGCGTCAAAGTGAGTGTGCGTCCCTGCGTGTGTCGCTTGTCAAGTCGTGTCAGCCCGAGGATGCTCGTCCTTGACCCCGCCCCTCCCTCGCATCGATATAGCCAAAAGAGGAACATGTCCCCTTCGACTCTGACTTGTTGGGCATCTGGTTTGTTTCCGTTATATCAAATCCCCTCTTGGCTTTCTAGTTTCGGTTTCGGTTGCAGGCCATTGAAGCTCCATCCATGTTTGGGGACGGTGATCGGGAGTCGGCACTCTTATTCCCATCAACTGTGTCTCTGATCCTTGCAATGCTACAATCAGGGTGCGACGGATCTTAGCATCACATGGAGCCGCGGTTGACTTTCGGAGTGGCGTTCCGGATGCCCCGTTCCAGTGCCGGCTTCTGAATACCGAGTgtgggggttttttttttttttgcgaGGCGGCACCCCCGTTCCGTACCCCGAAGATGCGGCGCCAATTGGTCTACGCTGAGACAAGCATACAAAAAGTGTTTGGATCCGGCTTCGTTGCAGCATGGACCCAGCTTTTGATCACATTCGTAAAGGCAGGGAAGCTGTTGGTTGAAAATGAACCTCGCTTTCACTCCATCAAGCCAACTACCGAAGCTTGGAACCTATCTTGAACCTGAGATGCGCATTCTTCATACCCGCTAACTCCTACGAACAATACATATATTTACCCATTACAATTTTCATCATACGGTATGAACGATCTTGCGAAGCAACTGCTTAAGGCCGGTCTCTTTACGCTCATATACTTCCTCACGTGCTTTTTCTTGCCTGATGGAAGTGAACTCTGTCTCGAAGTCCATCTCGCTCACAGCAATGACTCGCGACTTCAGGTAAAACTTGAAGAACAAATACAACACTAAACATGATCATCAGCTTCAGTTCATAGCAATTGGTTGGTATGATGATTCGACTACGCACCGGCAAAGACGAAAACGTTGACATAACAGGTAAGAAACCCTGAGGCTGTGAAGTTGCCTGTTGTGAAGACATCGAACCCTGCGGCCATAATGTAAGCTTTTTGTTCTAGCGCAGTGAATAATTGAGGCGGAGCTTAGAGGACTAACCTGAGAAGAACACGACAAGGAACACCATAAATAGAGTGATCCACGATACGTAAGGCTGTCCTGGGCTTCGGTATGGAAGGTCTATAAACGCTACAGTTAGACACATTGTGACACTGCTATCGAGGAAGCTGAAGTGACAAGATTGCTCACCCTTTCGAGAGTACCCCTGGGCTTTGAGTCCAGCATAAAATCGAAGATATGTCACTTCTATAACCATCCAACCGATAAGGCCAGCGACAGTCGTGATGTTGACGAACCAGCCAAAGACAACAGACGTGTTGTTGGCCACGTTCAGGTACACGAGAGGCATCAGGGCGCAAGTCAACCCCACGGCGTAGTGAGGCGTTCCGAACCTATTGCAGCGCTGAAGGATCTTGGGTGCGTGGCCATCACAGCTCAAGCCGTACAGGGTGCGAGAGGCAATGAAGACACAAGCTGAACCACTGCTTATGGCGGAAGTGCATACCACGGCGTTGATAATGGAGGGTAACACCGAGACTCCGGAACGGGTGAAGGCAATGACGAACGGAGACTGCTGTGCGGTTCCCGTTGAGATACGCAGTGATGGGTCATCCGATGGTCTGGATTCGATTATTGCGATGTCAGACATATTCTGCTGGTTCATCCGTGGTCAAAGGACTTACACAATCATCCCGACAACGAGGATGCTGAGAACgtaaaagaagaagacccGAAAGAAGGTCTTTCTCGTGGCAGCAGGGATGATCTTTCTTGGCTCTCGCGTCTCGGAACCGGAGATGGCAACGACTTGGATGTTGCCGTAACTaaaggcggccgagaggaGAACCTTccagaaggccaagaagttCCCCGCTGACCCCGGGACGAGGTAGCTGTTGAAAGCCCCCGGGTTCTGCCAGTACCGGAATCCGATACGCTCGCCGTGCGGTCCtccgccgaggtcgatgacgaggccgccgatgatgaggccgATGATTGTCATGATCTTGAGGGATGCAAACACAACTTCGGTCTGGTCGATTTGTTAGCTTTTttggaagagaaaaaaaaaagccaagagaaaagagaaaagtGAAAAGAGGGTTCTCACTTCACCGTAGAGCCGAACGCCGCAGAAGTTCACCGTGATGATGAACACCAAGAACACAGTGATCCAAACGCCTGGATTGACGGAGGTGTTCCAGAACTGAATCAAAGTGGCTGCCGCACTGATCTCGGCAGGAACCGAGATAGACATCGTGTACCCTGATCCAACGTTAGGCGACTCGTTCGTGCAAGCATGGCTGAGGGCGCATCTGGCGACTCACAAAAGTTCCATCCCGTGGCAGCGCCTAGTGCGGGCTCGACGAACTTGGTCGCATGACGTATGAACCCTCCCGTTGATGGCATAAAAGAGGTGATCTCGCCTGTGGTGTAGGACACGCCCGCGGTGACGAGTCCCATCACGATATACGCTAGCAACGCCCCAGCTGGTCCTGCAGTAACGATTGTCGAGCCTGAGCTGAGAAATAGACCGGTTCCCTGGGGTGGGTCTTAGTACAACATGTCGACTTATTGCCAAAGACGATGTACGTGTTTGTTGAGAATGGAAAAAAAACCCACAATCATTCCTGCAATCGCAATCATGTTGATGTGCCGAGACTCCAAGTCGCGTTTGATCCCCCCATCCCCGTCGGGAATAGGGGTGGATTGGACTGACCCAGAGTCCGTCTCCGCGGCCGCTCCAACTGTGGCCTCGTTCTTCCCATTCTTCTCGTTTTCCATTGCGAGGCCCTCGATGCGAGTTGGAGATGTTGGGAGATATCGGACGAACTGGGGCGTGTCGGGTGCCCGCTCAAGTCATCGAATACTGAACGTTGCAACTTCCCATGGCTAAGAAATGTGGGTGGCTTCTTGTTAATGAAGGGGTCTTTGTAATAGCCCACCGGAGTTGTGTCTGATAAGATGTCCGGAGCTGCCACTCAGGGCCTTTGGATAGGAGTGCATATCTTCGCAACTCCGCAGCCAATCGGCGAGTTGGTGATCGACCGTTAagacgccggtgccgggaTCAAGCTTCGGTTAAGAACGCCGGCCGATAAGCTTGGCTGCATCCGAATGTGCGGGGGATAAAATGGCCTGTCGAACAAGATAAAGCGCCATAGATAGCAACAACAACCCTGCCATATCTACCAAACATACACATCCCTCGACAAATCGACTCCTTTCACCCGTACGATACAACCCAACCAGCCATGACATCCGATTCGACTCCAGAAGACAGCTTTGAGCTGTACGACCTCAGGGTTGAAGTCGTGTGTCCGCCCGGAAAGAGGATCATGTGCGGGGCCAAGGAAGGGGACTATTTCACCCTTAAGGGCGAAATGCTTCACCTACCGCCAGGTCAAGGCATCAGCATCTACAGCCTTTGTGGGTTGACAACTCCCACCCCAGAAGGACTCAAATAAGTCAGACACTAATGATATGGACAGCGTCGGTGCTGCCACTTCTACCTGCAAAGCAACGGGTCACTTCGAAGAACGACTGGATGTCAACAGATGCATTGATCGCCTGTCCGGATCCGTGTTGTCCTTCTCAGTTGAGAATTATCCGTGAGGGCATCAGGACTTTCCGACACTCAGAGACAACGGCGGTTCCCCTGAACTCCGCCAAGGAACCATAGCACAGGCGGCAGGATAAGAACAGGCTCTTGTGTACAGAATGCCATGATGGTATTTAGTCACGCGAAAAACACGCCGTCTTGGGCATTGAAACCTGCTTCGGCCATGATACCGGCCCATTCCTCATCGTCTCCAAAGTCTAAAGTCAACCCGGCCTCCATCTGGCTAAAGACACGGGCCGAGGTTCCCGTGATGCTGCTCTCAGCTCCGCGCGTGTACCTGCCGGCTCCAGACTGGCTGTGAGACTCGGTCGCGGTGGTGTCTCGGGCCACCAGCTCCTCGCTTGAATCTTTGGAGATTTTGGCCAAAATTTTGTTGAGGAACCGAGACTGGAGCGCACAGCTTGAGCCTGACGGCGCAGCTTGCTGGGAGAACGCGCGTGCAGCACCTGAGATTGCGCCGTGGATGGCGGGTCCTGTTTGGCTGGAAATCGGATGCGGAGTCGACATCAAGAGCTGTGGAGGAACAATGAGCAAGAAATTCATAGTAGCACCCACGAAGAATACACACCTTTATCAGAAAAGCTGCACTGTACGCGGTCATTACGTGAATAGAGTCTTGGGCAAAGTAGAGCCACGAGGAATAACGGCATATGAGGTGTAGCATCTCCAGGGCGCTAGAGTAGCTGACCCAGAGAGCCTCCATGTGGTACGATATGTTCTGATCAGCCTGTGCCAGGATGTCCTGCAAAGGCAAGCTGAACAACTGCAGCCGAAGGTGGGTGCCATAGAATTGGATCAGAAAGGAGTGGCAACTGTCTAGTCAGTGTGTCAGCAAAAGTAGCTCGCTGACCACTGAACAGAATCGGTGTTCCCTCACCTTTGTCGGCCATGTTGAGCCACCTCATTTCCCATTCCTCGATTCTGCCCTTGATTATGGCAAGCAAAGACTCGAGGTTGTGCAGTTGCCTGGCGCGAACCCTACTCGACCGTGGTCCCAGCAGCCTGAAGACTTCTGAACTCAAGAGGCGCAACGTAACCAACGCACCAAGAAATCGGTCTCCGGGCGTGGCCATCGTGTCCTTACACCATGCTTCGATAGACTCGACGAACTCGCTTCGTTCTATCATCCAGGGCTTGCCCGTTTGTAGGCTCATGCTGCGATGCGTTAATGATTGTGTGAGCCCACCTTGTGGACCGATCGACACGTTTGGTATCTTGGAGTCATCCTACCTTCGATCGTAAACAAATAAGACAAACCAGGTCCTCTCAATGTTCCTTGCTTGGCGACGTTCCAGATCCGAAGTCGAGGGCGGATGATGGTGAGAGTAAGGGGCTAGCCGATGCCAGCCCAGTTCCATGCCCATCCTGATGACGTACCCCAAGAGCATCCAGGCGCGGGTGTCCTGTGACTCTTTCCAATACGTCAAGATCATGACAGCTTGTGCAGTCTCGACTGACTTGGTACCCCTTCGAAAACTGCTGGCGTGGATGTCTTCGGCATGCTCGCGGAGCTTCTTGTGAAGGGCTGGGTTGAAAGCTTTCGCAGCGGCTGCCAAGACTGAAGTAAGCAGAAATGCGGACTGTTGCCGGACTCGATCGAAGGTGTGTAGTTGTGGATCCAGCTGACTGATGTATGGGTTGAGGTTCTCCATGAAGCTATCGCGGTGTTATTCGCTATGCTCAGCAGATAAAGACAGAAGGCGAGGACAAGAAAATAGGGTAGGGGTTTTACTTGTCAAACAAAGACGAGGCGATTGAAATGTTGACGAGACCTAGTTGAATCGGGTCGTCTGCAGGAATGAGAGGTTCACTCGATCGCGACCCAGGGCGAATCGAATCAGGCGCATTTAATATACTTCCAAGAGAAAAGCTGCCGCGAGTTGCTTCGCGGCTGAACAGCCCGTCCGGTTGGAGGCTTCCACTGCTCCAGTCAGGACTTCGTTGTGGTActgccgatgccgccggaCCGCTCCCGATTTGTCCATCATCGTCTCGTCTGGACGACACCATAGGAGATGAGCCTATCGTCGCCGATGAAGAGGCTTTGTTGCGCCTCGTAAAGCTTGAGTGAACCACCACTTGTCAGTCTTCCAAACAGACTACCGACTGTACGGGAAACGAGTTTGAACCACACGCACTGCGTCCCCGgttttcttcctcggcgatgatccTGGAAAATGCATTTCAACGATTTGCGAGCACAGCGCTCACAGGTTGCATCATCACCGCCTGTGATGCACTTCATCTTGACACTCCTGCACTGGAGGCAAGCCTTCACACTGGTTATAAGAGTGATTTAATTAGCCTATGGGATATGCCTGGTTCTTGCGCACTGCACTACATGGGCACTTACGCCGGTTTCGTACTTGTTGGTGTTTCACTGCGTTGCTCCATTGTGGTGAACTGGCTCGCCGGTCAAGCCACCATGAACACCTGATAAGAAGCCCGACCTCGAATTACCCGCCGGTCAATGTTTTCGGGGAGATGGTATCATGTGCATCATCTTGGAGGATTTCCAGGAACTGGAACGGCTCTTAGTGCGGCTTCGGAAGACTGAATGAACCCTTCCCGGAACTGCCTATCTCAGCCCACTTCAGTCCACTTCTGTTACCCCGCTGGTATCAATAATGTGAGCGGCAGGGAGATAAGCGGGGAAGAGTCGGCAACTAAGACAGATCCTTGAACGCCGGTTGAATGAAGGCCGACGCCTGCCCACAGATGATGAGACGAATGCCATCATACGATCCAAGAGTTGATCTTGCATTTCGCAATTGCATACCTTCAGATGCGCATCACTGCATCATCAAATTCATGGCTGACACTTGACAAGAGACCCTTTGACTCTTCAAACTCTCTCACTACTAATCACACTCATCACTCAACCACGAGACCGAAGACATGTCACCCCGCTTAGACGGCCAGAGCGCCAAGACGGCGCACGTCAACATGATGACGGATACCATTATCACAAACCTCCCAACCGAGAACCTGCGGGCGATTACGCGATCGCTGCTGGCCGCTCATCCGGAAATCACCGCCACCTTCGAGGCGGAGACAAGGAATTACATCCAAGATGTGGCCCTCCCAGCAGCCCAAACGCAGCGGCCCGCAAGTACCGACGTTGCGTGGCTCAAAAAGGCCCAGGCGACAATCCGGTGCATGCTGGGCTGCGGGCTCAGTTCACAGAGCATCCCGCTCATGGAAGAGGTCGTCACCGAGGGCTTGAGACTTCTGATCGACCCAGACACGACGAAAGAGGACACGCTCGACGCTTTGGCTTCAATCGACGGCGATATCGTGCAGATCATGacggccgtcgagaagacATTGCTGGCGGCCTCACGGACGGTCCTT
Coding sequences within it:
- a CDS encoding Putative Cell wall mannoprotein; amino-acid sequence: MKFTTEFTLLTLAMGVFAEPPTRVVVERDLATIQGVIQQVGNQLKELNKAVEGFNGDLNSLATAAGGFTNVLNQGTQQVQGTSEITLNEALQLQQFVSSLQSDGNALTKNLEKKKPEFEKANLCGVISSQIGSVGDGAKKLIDAVVSKVPQSVQSVASQLAGSFASTLTSTQQTFAEGNCTNANGSGGGGNGTKSGGGTKPSSPATAGSGAIYASVGSIAAAAFAVMLL
- a CDS encoding Putative amino acid permease/ SLC12A domain-containing protein, encoding MENEKNGKNEATVGAAAETDSGSVQSTPIPDGDGGIKRDLESRHINMIAIAGMIGTGLFLSSGSTIVTAGPAGALLAYIVMGLVTAGVSYTTGEITSFMPSTGGFIRHATKFVEPALGAATGWNFWYTMSISVPAEISAAATLIQFWNTSVNPGVWITVFLVFIITVNFCGVRLYGETEVVFASLKIMTIIGLIIGGLVIDLGGGPHGERIGFRYWQNPGAFNSYLVPGSAGNFLAFWKVLLSAAFSYGNIQVVAISGSETREPRKIIPAATRKTFFRVFFFYVLSILVVGMIVPSDDPSLRISTGTAQQSPFVIAFTRSGVSVLPSIINAVVCTSAISSGSACVFIASRTLYGLSCDGHAPKILQRCNRFGTPHYAVGLTCALMPLVYLNVANNTSVVFGWFVNITTVAGLIGWMVIEVTYLRFYAGLKAQGYSRKGEQSCHFSFLDSSVTMCLTVAFIDLPYRSPGQPYVSWITLFMVFLVVFFSGFDVFTTGNFTASGFLTCYVNVFVFAVLYLFFKFYLKSRVIAVSEMDFETEFTSIRQEKAREEVYERKETGLKQLLRKIVHTV
- a CDS encoding uncharacterized protein (Putative transcription factor domain, fungi), with translation MKCITGGDDATCERCARKSLKCIFQDHRRGRKPGTQRNKASSSATIGSSPMVSSRRDDDGQIGSGPAASAVPQRSPDWSSGSLQPDGLFSREATRGSFSLGSILNAPDSIRPGSRSSEPLIPADDPIQLGLVNISIASSLFDNFMENLNPYISQLDPQLHTFDRVRQQSAFLLTSVLAAAAKAFNPALHKKLREHAEDIHASSFRRGTKSVETAQAVMILTYWKESQDTRAWMLLGYVIRMGMELGWHRLAPYSHHHPPSTSDLERRQARNIERTWFVLFVYDRSMSLQTGKPWMIERSEFVESIEAWCKDTMATPGDRFLGALVTLRLLSSEVFRLLGPRSSRVRARQLHNLESLLAIIKGRIEEWEMRWLNMADKDSCHSFLIQFYGTHLRLQLFSLPLQDILAQADQNISYHMEALWVSYSSALEMLHLICRYSSWLYFAQDSIHVMTAYSAAFLIKLLMSTPHPISSQTGPAIHGAISGAARAFSQQAAPSGSSCALQSRFLNKILAKISKDSSEELVARDTTATESHSQSGAGRYTRGAESSITGTSARVFSQMEAGLTLDFGDDEEWAGIMAEAGFNAQDGVFFA